A single window of Methanothermobacter marburgensis str. Marburg DNA harbors:
- a CDS encoding cobaltochelatase subunit CobN, which yields MKKFLLIALILLIVSVPSVAAADNDTNTTESKMLKDTNMVVLITGCVVGTVDPIMNDAYRNDLLPSGYNFSLKIYTMDTFNLNSTASSQFKNDVKNADIFFLFTRPGYPVTGMSYGTEFDAGVDFQALAASMKPGARIFVLGPVKPNVTGVNVTNLPAYGPVAAPALSRENIKRTLLEVLRLSGAVNLTANDTKLAPGMEDFLYHPLAPRVYTDRAAYTEWYMNTTLYRPGAPWVGVAILNRYYLSGNMDVYETLIQKLEAKGLNVIPYFYCSDPIGASRRFFMVNNSSVIDALVACVQFGYWPDNQTITFFTDLNVPVQGPLPVFLQTSLDDYINSSGQQGLRGLEYYWLAMFEMQGRIEPILIGGNRVSDPDPVTGVTLKEYVAYEPGINQLVERTLAWVNLRKKVNSDKRVAIVYFDSTHDEGMPATNGLNLYGSLGNILLAMRAAGYTTGNGNLTPEYIYELINRAGRNPRNMTQSELRKLIEAGCITVPVSEYLRWYSKLPVTLRRQVEAMWGQAPGNIMVYNGSIVIPGFMLGNMFMGPQPVWKWNGTLNNGTLPPTHQFIAFYLWLQNGFRADAVVHIGQHGTLELLPGHVNAMTEDDWPNTLIGSIPNIHLLKMEDPLEAVINPAKRRAYAVTISYLIPPVVRTELYGVYQELADLLGSYSTAEASGDRDRMNVLESLIRDGVKRAGLDVRLNVSNSTPFSVIRVRLEDYLHELTEILMPYGLHTFGELPDSETLERFLDAIISFDPANRTARRDEIRNLLIMSASNEMASLLRALNGEFIQPVPARSPIINLAALPTGRNMYTFDPSSIPDPAAVVMGSRAAEEMLKRHREANGGRYPETVAVDIGDVISTGGQSIAAIFYFLGVKPVYESGALIGTEIIPLSELGRPRIDVVISDFHNFRGAIPGAMDVIDNTIKRIANLNESAEMNYVRKHYITLRSGIYSELVASGMNSSAADAMADRLARTRIFGLPPGADPHGAGVDRILWSRDDWTAEELAETYLSYYSYAYGRDLSGLQSPKLLESLLRTVDASMVIMPYRAPGEGTCLYRVSVTVNFMVNYLTGRNINSYIAKTAYGTPIIRTLQESAYDDLAVTLLNPTWIQGKLREGPSGSASIALQVRDLFMSDALVDVASEDVWRRIADTFLFDSSVRSQLDASAIQMIARYVRQAHTRGLVSLSGAELAAISEMLGEGTSTDTDQGDNQGSDHGTTTGSHGTTGRGGRSPGTHAGVPAQSSASESGASSPGVAGVSEQKPGSAYEISTPKAEEKSGSTQLYAVLGIVGIFCLLGVGYYFGPLRK from the coding sequence ATGAAGAAGTTTCTCCTGATAGCACTTATTCTGCTCATTGTTTCAGTTCCATCAGTAGCAGCGGCAGACAACGATACCAACACAACAGAGTCAAAGATGCTGAAGGATACAAACATGGTGGTGCTCATCACAGGATGCGTGGTGGGAACCGTCGACCCCATAATGAATGACGCATACCGCAACGACCTACTGCCCAGCGGATACAACTTCAGCCTGAAGATATACACCATGGACACCTTCAACCTCAACTCAACGGCATCCAGCCAGTTCAAAAATGACGTGAAGAATGCGGATATATTCTTCCTCTTCACAAGACCCGGGTACCCTGTGACCGGGATGAGCTATGGGACGGAATTCGATGCAGGAGTCGACTTCCAGGCCCTCGCAGCCAGCATGAAACCAGGGGCACGAATATTCGTCCTGGGCCCTGTAAAACCCAACGTCACAGGTGTTAATGTGACCAACCTTCCAGCCTATGGTCCAGTCGCAGCACCTGCACTCTCACGGGAGAACATAAAGAGGACGCTCCTGGAGGTCCTGAGGCTCAGCGGGGCCGTTAACCTCACTGCAAACGACACAAAACTGGCCCCTGGAATGGAGGACTTCCTCTACCATCCACTGGCACCACGTGTTTACACAGACAGGGCAGCCTACACAGAATGGTACATGAACACAACCCTCTACAGGCCAGGGGCCCCCTGGGTGGGGGTTGCCATACTGAACCGTTACTACCTCTCGGGTAACATGGACGTCTATGAGACCCTCATACAGAAACTCGAGGCAAAGGGACTCAACGTGATACCCTACTTCTACTGTTCAGACCCCATAGGGGCCTCAAGGCGCTTCTTCATGGTCAACAACAGTTCAGTGATTGACGCCCTCGTTGCCTGTGTACAGTTCGGTTACTGGCCAGACAACCAGACCATAACCTTCTTCACTGACCTCAACGTGCCTGTTCAGGGTCCACTCCCGGTGTTCCTGCAGACCTCCCTGGATGATTACATAAACAGCAGCGGACAGCAGGGCCTCAGGGGCCTGGAGTACTACTGGCTCGCAATGTTTGAGATGCAGGGACGAATAGAGCCAATCCTTATAGGTGGTAACAGGGTATCAGACCCGGACCCGGTAACCGGGGTCACACTCAAGGAATACGTGGCCTATGAGCCAGGGATAAACCAGCTGGTGGAGCGGACACTGGCCTGGGTGAATCTCAGGAAGAAGGTGAACAGTGACAAGAGGGTGGCCATAGTCTACTTTGACAGTACCCACGATGAGGGGATGCCGGCAACCAATGGCCTCAACCTCTACGGCAGTCTGGGCAACATACTCCTTGCAATGAGGGCAGCAGGTTACACCACAGGAAACGGAAATCTGACCCCTGAATACATCTATGAACTCATAAACAGGGCTGGAAGAAACCCCAGGAACATGACACAGTCAGAACTCCGGAAACTGATTGAGGCTGGATGCATCACAGTACCTGTTTCAGAGTACCTCAGGTGGTATTCAAAGCTCCCGGTAACCCTCAGGCGCCAGGTTGAGGCAATGTGGGGTCAGGCTCCAGGTAACATCATGGTCTACAACGGCAGCATTGTGATCCCCGGCTTCATGCTCGGCAACATGTTTATGGGTCCGCAGCCGGTCTGGAAGTGGAACGGCACACTCAACAACGGCACACTACCACCTACACACCAGTTCATAGCCTTCTACCTCTGGCTTCAGAATGGATTCAGGGCCGACGCAGTGGTACACATAGGACAGCACGGCACACTGGAATTGCTTCCGGGCCATGTGAATGCCATGACAGAGGATGACTGGCCAAACACCCTCATAGGATCCATCCCCAACATACACCTCCTCAAGATGGAGGACCCCCTTGAGGCTGTTATAAACCCTGCCAAGAGGAGGGCATACGCCGTTACCATCTCATACCTCATACCACCGGTTGTGAGGACGGAACTCTACGGCGTATACCAAGAACTTGCAGACCTTTTGGGATCCTACAGCACTGCAGAGGCATCAGGGGATAGGGACAGGATGAACGTCCTGGAATCCCTCATAAGGGATGGTGTGAAGAGGGCGGGCCTTGACGTGAGGCTCAACGTGAGTAACTCAACCCCCTTCAGTGTCATCAGGGTGAGGCTTGAGGATTACCTCCATGAGCTCACAGAGATCCTCATGCCCTACGGACTCCACACCTTTGGGGAGCTCCCTGACAGTGAAACCCTTGAGAGGTTCCTGGATGCAATCATATCCTTTGACCCTGCAAACAGGACGGCAAGGAGGGATGAGATAAGAAACCTCCTCATCATGAGTGCCAGCAACGAGATGGCTTCACTCCTCAGGGCCCTTAACGGGGAATTCATACAGCCCGTTCCAGCGAGAAGCCCCATAATCAACCTTGCAGCGCTTCCAACAGGCCGGAACATGTACACCTTTGACCCGTCATCCATCCCTGACCCCGCCGCTGTGGTAATGGGATCAAGGGCTGCAGAGGAGATGCTTAAACGCCACAGGGAGGCAAACGGTGGAAGGTACCCTGAAACCGTTGCCGTGGATATAGGTGACGTTATATCAACCGGCGGCCAGAGCATCGCAGCCATATTCTACTTCCTGGGTGTTAAACCGGTCTATGAGAGCGGAGCACTCATCGGGACAGAGATCATCCCACTCAGTGAACTTGGAAGGCCAAGGATCGACGTTGTGATAAGCGACTTCCACAACTTCCGCGGGGCAATCCCCGGGGCAATGGACGTCATAGACAATACAATTAAGAGGATAGCGAACCTCAACGAGTCAGCTGAGATGAACTATGTGCGAAAACACTACATTACCCTCAGATCAGGTATCTACAGTGAACTGGTGGCCTCAGGGATGAACAGTTCAGCGGCCGATGCAATGGCGGACAGGCTTGCAAGGACCAGGATCTTTGGGCTGCCACCGGGTGCAGACCCCCATGGTGCGGGTGTCGACAGGATACTCTGGTCACGGGATGACTGGACAGCCGAAGAGCTTGCAGAGACCTACCTCAGCTACTACTCTTATGCCTATGGAAGGGACCTCAGCGGCCTCCAGAGCCCGAAACTCCTGGAGTCACTCCTTCGTACAGTTGACGCCAGCATGGTGATAATGCCCTACAGGGCACCCGGCGAGGGAACCTGCCTCTACAGGGTCTCGGTCACCGTGAACTTCATGGTGAACTACCTCACAGGGAGAAACATAAACAGCTACATTGCAAAAACAGCCTACGGAACACCCATCATAAGGACCCTCCAGGAGTCAGCCTATGATGACCTTGCAGTGACGCTCCTCAACCCCACATGGATCCAGGGCAAACTGCGTGAGGGACCATCCGGCAGCGCATCAATAGCACTGCAGGTGAGGGACCTCTTCATGAGTGATGCCCTCGTGGACGTGGCATCAGAAGATGTCTGGAGGAGGATTGCCGACACATTCCTCTTTGACAGTTCTGTGAGGTCACAGCTTGATGCATCAGCCATCCAGATGATAGCACGCTATGTGAGGCAGGCCCATACCAGGGGGCTTGTATCCCTCTCAGGGGCTGAACTTGCAGCAATATCTGAGATGCTGGGTGAGGGGACCTCCACAGACACAGACCAGGGAGACAACCAGGGTTCAGATCATGGAACCACCACAGGATCCCATGGAACAACGGGAAGGGGAGGAAGATCTCCAGGCACCCATGCAGGGGTTCCGGCACAGTCCTCCGCCTCAGAGTCAGGCGCATCATCCCCTGGGGTTGCAGGAGTATCAGAACAGAAACCTGGAAGTGCCTATGAGATCTCAACCCCAAAGGCAGAGGAAAAATCAGGCAGCACACAGCTCTACGCTGTTCTTGGCATAGTTGGAATCTTCTGCCTTCTTGGAGTTGGCTACTACTTTGGACCCCTCAGAAAATAA
- a CDS encoding DedA family protein — protein sequence MLDITMTLTDSVIRFIEETGYPGIVFLMALESACIPVPSEVIMPFSGYIAWQQNLTLTGVVVAGALGNLLGSLLAYIAGLKGGRPLLERYGPYIMVTGGKLRMADEWFERYGHEAVLISRMLPVIRTFISLPAGIARMDLKKFVIYTFAGSLPWCLILAYSGYLLGPRWTSLRPVFHALDYAILLAIPLILLYIYRKIR from the coding sequence ATGCTTGATATAACCATGACCCTTACAGACTCTGTGATCAGATTCATAGAGGAAACCGGGTATCCCGGTATAGTTTTTCTCATGGCCCTTGAAAGTGCCTGTATTCCAGTTCCAAGTGAGGTTATAATGCCCTTCAGCGGATACATAGCATGGCAGCAGAATCTGACCCTCACTGGCGTTGTAGTTGCAGGTGCGCTGGGTAACCTTCTGGGTTCTCTTCTCGCCTATATTGCGGGTCTCAAGGGAGGGCGTCCCTTACTCGAGAGGTATGGCCCCTACATCATGGTAACAGGTGGAAAACTCAGGATGGCTGATGAATGGTTTGAAAGGTACGGGCACGAGGCCGTCCTCATCTCGAGGATGCTGCCGGTTATCAGAACCTTCATATCCCTCCCTGCAGGTATAGCCCGGATGGATCTGAAGAAATTCGTTATCTACACATTCGCCGGTTCCCTACCATGGTGCCTCATCCTTGCATATTCGGGTTATCTTCTCGGTCCTCGCTGGACTTCACTGAGGCCAGTGTTCCATGCGCTGGATTACGCCATACTCCTCGCCATCCCCCTGATTCTCCTCTACATTTACAGGAAGATAAGATGA
- a CDS encoding replication factor C large subunit — MSWTEKYRPRTFEEVAGNQKAIAEIKKWISGWKAGEPQPPLLLVGPPGTGKTTMAHIIGREFSDTLELNASDKRSQDAIMRTAGEASATRSLFNHDLKLIILDEVDGIHGNEDRGGVQAINRILRESRHPIVLTANDPYSKRLQSIKPKCKVINIRKVHTSSIAAALKRICRAEGIDCPDDVLKELAKRSHGDLRSAINDLEAVASGEERVGEELLSMGEKDSTSNLFDAVRAVLKSRDFSKIREAMRVDDDPTLVLEFIAENVPREYEKPHEISRAYDMLSHADIFFGRAVRSRNYTYWRYASDLMGPGVALAKEKTYRKFVRYTGSSSFRLLGRTRKQRNLRDSVAGKMAERMHISPKVAISLFPYMEIIFGNDEMAYEMREFLELTDEEVKLFRKRKIKAPKAKKTRKKSDKTGPLYTQKKKSRSADRGSKSTEGKTRKSSDDKSPGSDSGDDKPREKQTSLFQFSG; from the coding sequence ATGTCATGGACAGAGAAGTACCGGCCCAGGACCTTTGAGGAGGTGGCCGGGAACCAGAAGGCAATAGCCGAGATAAAGAAGTGGATCAGTGGATGGAAGGCAGGCGAGCCCCAGCCCCCCCTCCTCCTTGTGGGCCCGCCAGGTACCGGGAAGACAACCATGGCACACATAATAGGTAGGGAGTTCTCAGACACCCTTGAACTCAATGCCAGTGACAAGCGCTCACAGGATGCCATAATGAGGACTGCCGGTGAGGCGTCAGCCACCCGCTCCCTCTTCAACCATGACCTCAAACTGATCATCCTCGATGAGGTGGATGGTATACACGGCAACGAGGACCGTGGGGGTGTCCAGGCCATAAACAGGATACTCAGGGAGAGCAGACATCCAATTGTGTTAACCGCCAATGACCCCTACAGCAAGAGGCTTCAGAGCATCAAGCCAAAGTGTAAGGTCATAAACATCAGGAAGGTGCATACATCATCCATAGCCGCGGCCCTGAAACGGATATGCCGGGCAGAGGGTATCGACTGCCCTGACGATGTCCTCAAGGAACTTGCAAAGAGGTCCCATGGGGATCTGCGTTCTGCGATCAATGACCTTGAGGCGGTGGCCAGTGGTGAGGAGCGGGTTGGTGAGGAACTCCTCAGCATGGGTGAGAAGGACTCCACATCCAATCTCTTCGACGCCGTTAGGGCCGTTCTGAAGAGCCGAGACTTCTCAAAGATCAGGGAGGCCATGAGGGTGGATGATGACCCGACACTTGTACTTGAATTCATTGCAGAGAATGTTCCAAGGGAATATGAAAAGCCCCATGAGATCAGCAGGGCCTATGACATGCTATCACATGCAGATATATTCTTTGGCCGTGCTGTGAGGAGCAGGAACTACACCTACTGGCGCTACGCCTCTGATCTCATGGGTCCCGGTGTCGCCCTCGCCAAGGAGAAGACCTACAGGAAATTCGTCAGGTACACAGGTTCATCCTCCTTCAGGTTACTTGGGAGAACACGCAAGCAGAGGAACCTCCGTGACAGTGTTGCAGGTAAGATGGCTGAGAGGATGCACATATCACCCAAGGTTGCAATTTCACTGTTCCCCTACATGGAGATAATATTCGGGAACGATGAAATGGCCTATGAGATGAGGGAATTCCTTGAACTCACAGACGAAGAGGTTAAACTGTTCAGGAAAAGGAAGATAAAGGCTCCCAAAGCTAAGAAGACACGTAAAAAGTCTGATAAGACTGGACCACTTTACACCCAGAAGAAGAAGTCCCGGAGCGCGGATAGGGGCAGTAAGTCAACTGAAGGTAAAACCAGAAAATCCAGTGATGATAAATCCCCCGGATCAGATTCCGGTGATGATAAGCCCCGTGAGAAGCAGACTTCGCTCTTCCAGTTCTCAGGGTGA
- a CDS encoding replication factor C small subunit has translation MNGPWVEKYRPQKLDDIVGQEHIIPRLKRYVEERSMPNLMFTGPAGVGKTTTALALAREILGEYWRQNFLELNASDARGIDTVRTSIKNFCRLKPVGAPFRIIFLDEVDNMTKDAQHALRREMEMYTKTSSFILSCNYSSKIIDPIQSRCAIFRFLPLKGRHIISRLEYIAEQEGLEYEPQALDTVVYFAEGDLRKAINILQSAASLGEKITESSIYEVVSRARPKDVRKMIMTILDGKFMEARDMLREIMVLQGISGEDMVTQIYQELSRLAMEGSIEGERYIKLIEAVGEYDFRIREGANPRIQLEALLARFLEQ, from the coding sequence ATGAATGGACCTTGGGTAGAGAAGTACAGACCACAGAAACTTGATGATATCGTTGGCCAGGAACACATAATACCACGCCTCAAACGCTACGTTGAAGAGAGGAGCATGCCAAACCTCATGTTCACCGGGCCGGCAGGTGTTGGTAAAACAACAACGGCCCTTGCCCTTGCAAGGGAGATCCTCGGGGAGTACTGGAGGCAGAACTTCCTGGAGCTGAATGCCTCAGACGCCAGGGGCATAGATACCGTGAGGACCAGCATAAAGAACTTCTGCCGCCTGAAACCTGTGGGGGCGCCCTTCAGGATAATATTCCTTGACGAGGTTGACAACATGACAAAGGACGCCCAGCATGCCCTCAGGAGGGAGATGGAGATGTACACCAAGACATCCTCATTCATACTCTCCTGTAACTACTCCTCAAAGATCATAGACCCGATACAGTCAAGGTGCGCCATCTTCAGGTTCCTCCCGCTCAAGGGCCGCCACATAATCAGCCGCCTGGAGTACATCGCAGAGCAGGAGGGCCTGGAATACGAGCCCCAGGCCCTTGATACGGTGGTCTACTTTGCAGAGGGTGACCTCAGGAAGGCCATAAACATCCTCCAGTCAGCGGCCTCACTGGGTGAGAAGATAACAGAATCCAGCATCTACGAGGTGGTCTCAAGGGCCAGACCAAAGGATGTAAGGAAGATGATAATGACCATCCTGGATGGGAAGTTCATGGAGGCCAGGGACATGCTCAGGGAGATCATGGTCCTCCAGGGTATAAGCGGCGAGGACATGGTCACCCAGATCTACCAGGAACTCTCAAGGCTCGCCATGGAGGGATCCATCGAGGGCGAGAGGTACATAAAACTCATAGAGGCTGTTGGAGAGTACGACTTCAGGATAAGGGAGGGCGCCAATCCAAGGATACAGCTTGAAGCCCTCCTCGCAAGGTTCCTGGAACAGTGA
- a CDS encoding shikimate dehydrogenase has product MITGNTQLTGIIGYPLTHSLSPQMHNAAFKALGMDWAYVPFPVKPSGLEEAVRGLRALNVRGVNVTIPHKESVLEYIGEVDETASLIGAVNTLKFEDETIMGYNTDASGCLRALEEVTSVDGSSVIILGAGGAARACAFQLAVRGASVTILNRTPERARALAEDIKGALDIRVKYGGYELIPACVEGADILIDTTPVGMYPHMDDEPLVKAELMHEGLVVYDLVYNPPETCLLREARAAGAVPVSGLRMLLYQGAEAFRIWSGREPPLDVMEKALLDALQGV; this is encoded by the coding sequence CTGATAACAGGCAATACACAGCTCACGGGAATAATAGGTTACCCCCTCACCCACAGCCTCTCACCACAGATGCATAACGCGGCGTTCAAAGCCCTTGGAATGGACTGGGCCTATGTGCCCTTCCCTGTGAAACCATCAGGGCTTGAAGAAGCTGTTCGGGGCCTCAGAGCCCTCAACGTGAGGGGTGTGAACGTCACAATACCCCACAAGGAGTCTGTCCTTGAATACATAGGTGAGGTTGATGAGACAGCCTCCCTCATAGGGGCAGTGAACACCCTGAAGTTTGAGGATGAAACCATAATGGGATACAATACAGATGCCTCTGGCTGCCTGAGGGCCCTTGAGGAGGTGACATCCGTTGATGGGTCCTCCGTCATCATACTCGGGGCCGGTGGGGCTGCGAGGGCCTGCGCATTCCAGCTTGCAGTTAGGGGGGCCAGTGTAACCATACTCAACAGGACCCCTGAAAGGGCCAGGGCCCTTGCAGAGGATATTAAGGGGGCCCTTGATATCAGGGTAAAATATGGTGGCTATGAACTCATACCTGCCTGTGTGGAGGGGGCCGATATCCTCATAGACACAACACCTGTTGGGATGTACCCCCACATGGATGATGAACCCCTCGTAAAAGCTGAACTCATGCATGAGGGCCTCGTTGTATACGACCTTGTCTACAATCCCCCGGAGACATGCCTCCTGAGGGAGGCCAGGGCAGCAGGCGCTGTTCCGGTTTCAGGTCTCAGGATGCTCCTCTATCAGGGTGCTGAGGCCTTCAGGATATGGAGCGGGAGGGAGCCTCCCCTGGATGTTATGGAAAAGGCCCTTCTTGATGCCCTCCAGGGGGTGTAA
- a CDS encoding RNA ligase partner protein encodes MLAKQRFVLDTTAFTDNQLREMLGDGDLNRSVDTMLDIIARSRIKLNISCHMPPITYKEFTDYITRYECPEETLVKAETWIVKKTPNRYDTQIPSQIFYEYVHDIRERMNKGLRISETLLWEAGIQSIIMASRGVNKIEIEGEVLGKAIKDLRKKYRSALRKGTLDSAPDLDVLLLAKELGAGVVAADDGIRVWAERLGLRFLNATSFPKMLKEYLKYYE; translated from the coding sequence ATGCTTGCCAAGCAGAGATTTGTCCTTGATACAACGGCCTTTACAGATAACCAGCTCCGGGAGATGCTGGGTGACGGTGACCTCAACAGGTCAGTGGATACCATGCTCGACATCATCGCAAGGAGCAGGATAAAGCTCAACATAAGCTGTCACATGCCCCCCATAACCTACAAGGAATTCACTGACTACATAACACGGTATGAATGCCCCGAGGAGACCCTGGTGAAGGCCGAGACATGGATAGTCAAGAAGACACCCAACCGCTACGACACCCAGATACCCTCCCAGATATTCTATGAATACGTCCATGATATAAGGGAGAGGATGAACAAGGGGCTCCGGATTTCAGAGACCCTCCTCTGGGAGGCCGGGATACAGTCCATAATCATGGCATCCCGTGGTGTTAATAAGATTGAAATCGAGGGTGAAGTGCTCGGGAAGGCCATAAAGGACCTCAGGAAGAAGTACCGTTCAGCCCTCAGGAAGGGGACCCTTGACAGTGCCCCGGACCTCGACGTCCTCCTTCTTGCCAAGGAGCTCGGGGCAGGTGTTGTGGCTGCTGATGACGGTATAAGGGTCTGGGCAGAGCGGCTGGGACTTAGGTTCCTGAATGCCACATCCTTCCCCAAGATGCTCAAGGAATACCTTAAATATTATGAATGA
- the hisS gene encoding histidine--tRNA ligase, producing the protein MDISRPRGTRDFLFAEMRNRKEVENVLRRTFETYGYHEIKTPIFEDLKLFTVKSGEEVVNQIYHFTDKGGRELALRPELTAPVARLYMNEMQREPKPIKMYYFGSCFRYERPQAGRFRQFWQFGCELIGGRSPLAEAEVITLAAESLRRLGLEGFEVHVGHLGILRGILGRENIGDELQDRIMGIIDKGDVDELESCLDGVEISPESRDLLMNLIGTHGGPEVLNDVRGLLEGYPESLSALDEFAELVDTLEHFGLEDYHVNLGIARGLDYYTGAVFEIYVPRLGAQRQICGGGTYNLVETFGGERVESTGFAFGFDRLMNALEMDEGDMRMVDVFVIPIHESTLPEAIRITQEIRSVGIAADMDLAGRKLRKALSHADHIGARFVVLTGERDLHEGKVTLRDMEDASQEAVDRTEIVDRLKKICCE; encoded by the coding sequence ATGGATATATCAAGACCGCGAGGAACCAGAGATTTTCTTTTCGCTGAGATGAGAAACAGGAAAGAGGTTGAAAACGTACTCAGAAGGACATTTGAGACCTACGGCTACCATGAAATCAAAACACCCATATTTGAGGACCTCAAACTCTTCACAGTGAAATCCGGTGAGGAGGTGGTGAACCAGATCTACCACTTCACAGATAAGGGTGGCCGGGAACTTGCACTGAGGCCGGAACTCACAGCACCGGTCGCCAGGCTCTACATGAATGAGATGCAGCGTGAACCCAAACCGATAAAGATGTACTACTTCGGGAGCTGCTTCAGATATGAGAGGCCCCAGGCGGGCCGCTTCAGGCAGTTCTGGCAGTTCGGCTGTGAACTCATAGGGGGAAGGTCTCCGCTGGCAGAGGCCGAGGTCATAACCCTCGCAGCCGAGTCCCTCAGGAGGCTTGGACTTGAGGGGTTCGAGGTCCACGTCGGGCACCTCGGAATCCTCAGGGGCATCCTTGGCAGGGAGAACATAGGGGATGAACTCCAGGACAGGATAATGGGCATAATAGATAAGGGTGACGTTGATGAACTGGAATCCTGCCTTGACGGGGTCGAAATATCCCCCGAGAGCAGGGATCTCCTCATGAACCTCATAGGCACACATGGTGGTCCTGAGGTACTTAATGATGTCAGGGGGCTCCTTGAGGGGTACCCGGAGTCCCTCAGTGCCCTTGACGAGTTTGCTGAACTTGTGGATACCCTTGAACACTTCGGTCTTGAGGACTACCATGTGAACCTTGGAATCGCAAGAGGACTCGACTACTACACCGGCGCAGTATTTGAGATTTATGTCCCCAGACTCGGCGCCCAGCGACAGATCTGTGGTGGCGGCACATACAACCTTGTTGAAACCTTTGGGGGCGAAAGGGTTGAATCAACGGGCTTCGCATTTGGCTTTGACCGCCTCATGAATGCCCTTGAAATGGACGAGGGAGACATGAGGATGGTTGACGTCTTTGTGATACCCATACATGAATCAACACTCCCGGAGGCAATCAGGATCACACAGGAGATCAGAAGTGTGGGTATAGCGGCTGACATGGATCTGGCAGGGAGAAAACTCCGAAAGGCACTTTCCCATGCTGATCACATTGGGGCAAGGTTTGTGGTCCTCACAGGTGAAAGGGACCTCCATGAGGGTAAGGTCACATTGAGGGACATGGAGGACGCTTCACAGGAGGCTGTGGATAGGACTGAGATCGTGGATAGGTTGAAGAAAATCTGCTGTGAATAG
- the hisI gene encoding phosphoribosyl-AMP cyclohydrolase: MNQGDVNILNFRHNINGEDLIIAVAQDHRTGEVLMVAYMNREALERTLETGLAHYWSTSRGKLWLKGESSGHLQRVKDVLVDCDADAVVLKVEQEGGACHTGYRSCFYRSIDGDELRVREDAVRVFDPDEIYGDG, encoded by the coding sequence ATAAATCAAGGAGATGTTAACATTTTAAATTTCAGACATAATATCAATGGCGAGGACCTCATAATTGCAGTGGCACAGGACCACAGGACAGGAGAGGTCCTCATGGTGGCCTACATGAACCGTGAGGCCCTCGAGAGGACACTGGAGACAGGGCTGGCCCACTACTGGAGCACCTCCCGTGGGAAACTCTGGCTCAAGGGTGAGAGTTCTGGACACCTACAGCGTGTTAAGGACGTCCTTGTGGACTGTGACGCCGACGCAGTTGTGCTGAAGGTGGAACAGGAGGGAGGCGCCTGCCATACAGGTTACCGCTCCTGCTTCTACCGCAGCATTGATGGGGATGAACTCAGGGTCAGGGAGGACGCCGTAAGGGTCTTTGATCCTGATGAAATATATGGAGATGGTTAG